One genomic region from Shewanella aestuarii encodes:
- the tig gene encoding trigger factor, which translates to MQVSVETTQGLERRLTISVPAEQIEKVVKDNLLREAKRARIPGFRPGKVPASVIEKRYGAAIRQDVTGEIMQRNFIEAIVAEKLNPAGAPVFAPGTTEGENFEFVATFEVYPEVTLTGLDSIEVEQPKAEVNDTDVDAMIETLRKQHATYAAVEREAADGDKVKMNFVGSVDGEEFEGGKADDFELQLGSNRMIPGFETGIVGHKTGEEFEIEVTFPEDYHAENLKGKAAKFVITLTEVQAANLPEVNDEFASLFGIAEGGLEALKAEIRKNMTRELDQALKANVKEQVITGLLAANEITVPKALVDGEVNVLRQQAMQRFGGNAKNMPELPADLFTEQAERRVKIGLLLGEVIKTNELKAEDERVNALIESMASAYEDPSEVVAYYNSNKELMQNMRNVALEEQAVEALLKTAKVTVKDVAFEEFMNKATGRA; encoded by the coding sequence ATGCAAGTTTCTGTTGAAACAACACAAGGCCTAGAGCGTCGCCTAACCATTTCTGTTCCTGCTGAGCAAATTGAGAAAGTGGTAAAAGACAATTTATTACGTGAAGCAAAGCGCGCACGTATCCCTGGTTTCCGTCCTGGTAAAGTACCAGCTTCTGTAATCGAGAAGCGTTATGGTGCAGCTATCCGTCAAGATGTGACTGGCGAAATCATGCAACGTAACTTCATTGAAGCAATCGTAGCTGAAAAATTAAACCCAGCTGGCGCGCCTGTTTTCGCTCCTGGCACAACTGAAGGTGAAAACTTTGAGTTCGTCGCCACGTTTGAAGTCTACCCAGAAGTAACATTAACGGGTTTGGATTCAATTGAAGTTGAACAGCCTAAAGCTGAAGTAAACGACACTGACGTTGACGCTATGATTGAGACGTTACGTAAGCAACATGCAACTTATGCTGCTGTTGAGCGTGAAGCGGCTGATGGCGACAAAGTTAAAATGAACTTTGTTGGTAGTGTTGATGGTGAAGAGTTTGAAGGCGGAAAAGCTGATGATTTCGAACTACAACTAGGCAGCAACCGTATGATCCCAGGTTTTGAAACCGGTATCGTAGGTCATAAAACTGGTGAAGAATTCGAAATCGAAGTCACTTTCCCTGAAGACTACCACGCTGAAAACTTAAAAGGTAAAGCGGCTAAGTTCGTTATTACGCTAACTGAAGTTCAAGCGGCTAACTTACCAGAAGTTAATGACGAGTTCGCTTCACTATTTGGTATTGCTGAAGGTGGTTTAGAAGCTCTTAAAGCTGAAATTCGCAAGAATATGACTCGTGAACTTGACCAAGCGTTAAAAGCGAACGTGAAAGAGCAAGTCATTACAGGCTTACTTGCTGCTAACGAAATCACTGTTCCTAAAGCATTAGTTGACGGTGAAGTGAATGTGCTTCGTCAACAAGCTATGCAACGTTTTGGCGGCAACGCGAAAAACATGCCTGAGCTTCCTGCTGACTTATTCACTGAACAAGCTGAGCGTCGTGTGAAAATTGGTTTACTTCTAGGTGAAGTGATTAAAACTAACGAGCTAAAAGCTGAAGATGAGCGCGTTAATGCATTAATCGAATCTATGGCTTCAGCTTATGAAGACCCATCAGAAGTTGTTGCTTACTACAACAGCAACAAAGAACTAATGCAAAACATGCGTAATGTTGCTTTAGAAGAACAAGCGGTTGAAGCTTTACTTAAAACTGCAAAAGTTACCGTTAAAGACGTCGCTTTTGAAGAATTTATGAACAAGGCTACCGGTCGCGCATAA